The Glycine soja cultivar W05 chromosome 8, ASM419377v2, whole genome shotgun sequence genome has a window encoding:
- the LOC114422326 gene encoding serine/threonine protein phosphatase 2A 55 kDa regulatory subunit B beta isoform-like isoform X2, whose protein sequence is MNGGDEVVAAPASPPQPLEWKFSQVFGERTAGEEVQEVDIISAIEFDKSGDHLATGDRGGRVVLFERTDTKDHCGSRRDLERMDYSISRHPEFRYKTEFQSHEPEFDYLKSLEIEEKINKIKWCQTANGALFLLSTNDKTIKFWKVQEKKVKKVSDMNVDPKLMGNGSIASSSNSGSSKSYLANGVSSDGPYNYLNNDFSFPPGGVPSLRLPLVTSHETSLMARCRRVYAHAHDYHINSISNNSDGETFISADDLRINLWNLEISNQSFNIVDVKPANMEDLTEVITSAEFHPTHCNTLAYSSSKGSIRLVDLRQSALCDSHAKLFEEQEAPGSRSFFTEIIASISDIKFGKDGRYILSRDYMTLKLWDINMDSGPVATFQVHEYLRPKLCDLYENDSIFDKFECCLSGDGLRVSTGSYSNLFRVFGCVPGSTEATTLEASKNPMRRQVPTPSRPSRSLGNSITRVVRRGAESAGVDANGNSFDFTTKLLHLAWHPTENSIACAAANSLYMYYA, encoded by the exons ATGAACGGTGGTGATGAGGTCGTGGCAGCTCCGGCGAGTCCACCGCAGCCGCTGGAGTGGAAATTCTCGCAGGTTTTCGGGGAACGTACGGCGGGGGAGGAAGTTCAGGAAG TGGATATAATTTCTGCTATTGAATTTGACAAGTCTGGTGATCATCTTGCTACTGGTGATCGTGGTGGTCGAGTAGTTCTCTTTGAACGGACAGATACAAAAGAT CATTGCGGATCAAGAAGGGACTTGGAGAGGATGGACTATTCTATTAGTAGACATCCTGAGTTCCGTTATAAAACAGAGTTTCAGAGTCATGAGCCTGAG TTTGACTATCTTAAGAGTTTGGAAATAGAagagaaaattaacaaaatcaaatggTGCCAAACAGCCAATGGTGCTTTGTTCCTTCTATCCACAAATGATAAAACCATCAAATTTTGGAAG GTTCAAGAAAAGAAGGTCAAGAAAGTTTCAGACATGAATGTTGATCCTAAATTAATGGGAAATGGCTCTATTGCTAGTTCAAGTAATTCGGGTAGCTCTAAATCATATCTTGCAAATGGAGTATCTTCAGATGGaccatataattatttaaacaacGATTTCTCATTTCCACCAGGCGGTGTACCTTCACTAAGATTACCATTG GTAACCAGCCATGAGACCAGTTTGATGGCTCGATGCCGTAGAGTATATGCCCATGCTCATGATTAtcatattaattctatttcaaATAACAG CGATGGCGAAACTTTCATATCAGCTGATGATTTACGAATAAATCTTTGGAACCTGGAAATTAGCAATCAAAGTTTTAATATTGTTGATGTAAAGCCTGCAAATATGGAGGATCTGACCG AGGTTATAACATCAGCAGAATTTCACCCTACACATTGTAATACATTGGCATATAGCAGTTCAAAGGGTTCAATTCGTCTTGTTGACTTGCGGCAGTCAGCATTATGTGATTCTCATGCCAAACT ATTTGAGGAACAAGAAGCCCCTGGGTCCAGATCATTTTTCACAGAGATTATCGCTTCAATCTCAGACATAAAATTTGGGAAGGATGGAAGATATATACTTAGTCGTGATTACATGACCTTAAAG TTATGGGACATCAATATGGATTCTGGTCCAGTTGCAACGTTCCAGGTTCATGAGTATTTAAGGCCAAAG CTTTGTGATTTATATGAAAATGATTCAATTTTTGATAAGTTTGAGTGTTGTCTAAGTGGTGATGGATTGCGTGTTTCAACTGGCTCTTACAG CAATCTATTCCGTGTGTTTGGTTGTGTTCCTGGAAGTACTGAGGCTACAACTTTGGAAGCCAGTAAAAATCCAATGAG ACGCCAAGTTCCAACCCCTTCAAGACCATCTAGATCATTGGGAAACAGTATAACAAGAGTTGTAAGACGTG GAGCAGAGAGCGCGGGTGTTGACGCAAATGGGAACTCTTTTGATTTCACAACAAAGTTGCTGCACTTAGCATGGCACCCAACTGAGAATTCAATTGCTTGTGCTGCTGCAAATAGCTTATACATGTACTATGCTTGA
- the LOC114422326 gene encoding serine/threonine protein phosphatase 2A 55 kDa regulatory subunit B beta isoform-like isoform X1 has product MNGGDEVVAAPASPPQPLEWKFSQVFGERTAGEEVQEVDIISAIEFDKSGDHLATGDRGGRVVLFERTDTKDHCGSRRDLERMDYSISRHPEFRYKTEFQSHEPEFDYLKSLEIEEKINKIKWCQTANGALFLLSTNDKTIKFWKVQEKKVKKVSDMNVDPKLMGNGSIASSSNSGSSKSYLANGVSSDGPYNYLNNDFSFPPGGVPSLRLPLVVTSHETSLMARCRRVYAHAHDYHINSISNNSDGETFISADDLRINLWNLEISNQSFNIVDVKPANMEDLTEVITSAEFHPTHCNTLAYSSSKGSIRLVDLRQSALCDSHAKLFEEQEAPGSRSFFTEIIASISDIKFGKDGRYILSRDYMTLKLWDINMDSGPVATFQVHEYLRPKLCDLYENDSIFDKFECCLSGDGLRVSTGSYSNLFRVFGCVPGSTEATTLEASKNPMRRQVPTPSRPSRSLGNSITRVVRRGAESAGVDANGNSFDFTTKLLHLAWHPTENSIACAAANSLYMYYA; this is encoded by the exons ATGAACGGTGGTGATGAGGTCGTGGCAGCTCCGGCGAGTCCACCGCAGCCGCTGGAGTGGAAATTCTCGCAGGTTTTCGGGGAACGTACGGCGGGGGAGGAAGTTCAGGAAG TGGATATAATTTCTGCTATTGAATTTGACAAGTCTGGTGATCATCTTGCTACTGGTGATCGTGGTGGTCGAGTAGTTCTCTTTGAACGGACAGATACAAAAGAT CATTGCGGATCAAGAAGGGACTTGGAGAGGATGGACTATTCTATTAGTAGACATCCTGAGTTCCGTTATAAAACAGAGTTTCAGAGTCATGAGCCTGAG TTTGACTATCTTAAGAGTTTGGAAATAGAagagaaaattaacaaaatcaaatggTGCCAAACAGCCAATGGTGCTTTGTTCCTTCTATCCACAAATGATAAAACCATCAAATTTTGGAAG GTTCAAGAAAAGAAGGTCAAGAAAGTTTCAGACATGAATGTTGATCCTAAATTAATGGGAAATGGCTCTATTGCTAGTTCAAGTAATTCGGGTAGCTCTAAATCATATCTTGCAAATGGAGTATCTTCAGATGGaccatataattatttaaacaacGATTTCTCATTTCCACCAGGCGGTGTACCTTCACTAAGATTACCATTGGTA GTAACCAGCCATGAGACCAGTTTGATGGCTCGATGCCGTAGAGTATATGCCCATGCTCATGATTAtcatattaattctatttcaaATAACAG CGATGGCGAAACTTTCATATCAGCTGATGATTTACGAATAAATCTTTGGAACCTGGAAATTAGCAATCAAAGTTTTAATATTGTTGATGTAAAGCCTGCAAATATGGAGGATCTGACCG AGGTTATAACATCAGCAGAATTTCACCCTACACATTGTAATACATTGGCATATAGCAGTTCAAAGGGTTCAATTCGTCTTGTTGACTTGCGGCAGTCAGCATTATGTGATTCTCATGCCAAACT ATTTGAGGAACAAGAAGCCCCTGGGTCCAGATCATTTTTCACAGAGATTATCGCTTCAATCTCAGACATAAAATTTGGGAAGGATGGAAGATATATACTTAGTCGTGATTACATGACCTTAAAG TTATGGGACATCAATATGGATTCTGGTCCAGTTGCAACGTTCCAGGTTCATGAGTATTTAAGGCCAAAG CTTTGTGATTTATATGAAAATGATTCAATTTTTGATAAGTTTGAGTGTTGTCTAAGTGGTGATGGATTGCGTGTTTCAACTGGCTCTTACAG CAATCTATTCCGTGTGTTTGGTTGTGTTCCTGGAAGTACTGAGGCTACAACTTTGGAAGCCAGTAAAAATCCAATGAG ACGCCAAGTTCCAACCCCTTCAAGACCATCTAGATCATTGGGAAACAGTATAACAAGAGTTGTAAGACGTG GAGCAGAGAGCGCGGGTGTTGACGCAAATGGGAACTCTTTTGATTTCACAACAAAGTTGCTGCACTTAGCATGGCACCCAACTGAGAATTCAATTGCTTGTGCTGCTGCAAATAGCTTATACATGTACTATGCTTGA
- the LOC114422412 gene encoding dof zinc finger protein DOF3.1-like — protein MQDPTIFPGVKPPPHFPEQEQLQCPRCNSNNTKFCYYNNYNLSQPRHFCKNCRRYWTKGGALRNIPVGGGSRKTTKRSSSTSKRSSAPSSSSSAVSEPDPTRNCTNPVDQDQRVLNIGGGSFSSLLASSGHFGTLLEGLNPTGSSLKMGEFGEGVSSDPGLNLVSGQNPGLQVQSTNGRSESFLGLQNGDSSCWNGTHGWSDLAIYTPGPSFQ, from the coding sequence ATGCAAGACCCAACAATATTCCCAGGAGTGAAGCCACCACCACATTTTCCCGAACAAGAACAACTCCAGTGTCCACGTTGTAACTCCAACAACACCAAATTCTGCTACTACAACAACTACAACCTCTCGCAGCCACgccacttttgcaagaactgTAGAAGATACTGGACTAAAGGTGGTGCCTTGAGAAACATCCCTGTTGGGGGTGGAAGCAGAAAGACCACAAAACGTTCTTCATCAACCTCAAAACGCTCTTCTGcaccatcttcttcttcctctgcaGTTTCGGAGCCTGACCCGACCCGTAATTGCACCAACCCGGTTGATCAAGACCAAAGGGTGCTCAACATTGGTGGTGGGAGCTTCAGTTCCCTCTTGGCTTCATCTGGGCACTTTGGAACCCTCCTGGAGGGTCTGAATCCAACTGGGTCGAGTCTCAAAATGGGTGAATTTGGGGAGGGTGTGAGTTCTGATCCGGGTTTGAATTTGGTTTCGGGTCAAAACCCGGGTTTGCAGGTGCAGAGTACTAATGGGAGGTCAGAGAGTTTTCTAGGTTTGCAAAATGGTGATTCAAGCTGTTGGAATGGTACCCATGGCTGGTCTGATCTTGCAATATACACACCTGGCCCAAGTTTTCAATAG